One window of the Camarhynchus parvulus chromosome 24, STF_HiC, whole genome shotgun sequence genome contains the following:
- the SIK2 gene encoding LOW QUALITY PROTEIN: serine/threonine-protein kinase SIK2 (The sequence of the model RefSeq protein was modified relative to this genomic sequence to represent the inferred CDS: deleted 1 base in 1 codon), producing MVMAEPRRPPALLPRGLGPVRVGFYDIEGTLGKGNFAVVKLARHRITRSEVAIKIIDKSQLDAVNLEKIYREVQIMKMLDHPHIIKLYQVMETKSMLYLVTEFAKNGEIFDYLASHGRLSEAEARRKFWQILSAVEYCHGRKIVHRDLKAENLLLDNNMNIKIADFGFGNFYKSGEPLTTWCGSPPYAAPEVFEGQQYEGPQLDIWSMGVVLYVLVCGALPFDGPTLPILRQRVLEGRFRIPYFMSEECEHLIRRMLVLDPSKRLSIAQIKEHKWMLVEVPAQRPILYPAGEENQPSLGEYNEQVLRLMHSLGIDQQKTVESLQNKSYNHFAAIYYLLVERLKSHRSSFPVEQRVDARQRRPSTIAEQTVAKAQAVVPSVNLHSPNPRLLQSPGLPSASGAETFSFPPSSCQGEAAFMEEERVETPKVNGCLLDPVPPVVMRKGCQSLPSSMMETSIDEGIEAEGEAEEDPAQAFAALQAARGGKRRHTLAEVTNQLVMVPGTGKVYSLDENSSLGSIDSEYDMGSVQRDLKFLGETPSLKEMVLSSQQPPGGTSPFLGLRPANPAMQALSCQKREAHNRSPVSFREGRRASDTSLTQGIVAFRQHLQNLARTKGILELNKVQLLYEQMGSEEEPSLTSAATQLQDLINSPAQEEGSQQQQQQQQEAPAAFPSSAQPPLLSRRQSLETQYLKHRLQKPTLLSKAPNTCQLYCKELPRSLEQQLQEHRLHQKRLFLQKQSQLQAYFNQMQIAESSYPRASPLPLPCPEELQPQQQQQQQQQQQPQQPQQQQQPAQFSLQQPLSPVLEPSSGQLRFEPFLRQFPKVQLEPGPSRLSPPGQGQPAQPLPFPYQTCELPAVPSAPQSTGALPESQSSSAEAQPSYDSLPLPELPGLFDCEMMEAVDPQHGGYVLVN from the exons ATGGTGATGGCCGAGCCCCGGCGGCCCCCGGCGCTGCTGCCCCGCGGGCTCGGGCCCGTCCGCGTCGGCTTCTACGACATCGAGGGCACGCTGGGCAAGGGCAACTTCGCGGTGGTGAAGCTGGCGCGGCACCGCATCACCCGCAGCGAG GTGGCAATAAAAATCATTGACAAATCTCAGCTGGATGCTGTGAACCTGGAGAAGATCTACAGGGAAGTGCAGATCATGAAGATGCTCGACCACCCACACATCATAAAACTCTACCAG GTGATGGAGACCAAAAGCATGCTGTACCTCGTGACAGAATTTGCCAAAAATGGGGAGATTTTTG attACCTGGCCAGCCACGGGCGCCTGAGCGAGGCCGAGGCGCGGCGCAAGTTCTGGCAGATCCTGTCAGCAGTGGAATATTGCCACGGCAGGAAAATCGTGCACAGGGACCTCAAAGCTGAGAACCTCCTGCTGGACAACAACATGAACATCAAAATAGCAG atttTGGCTTTGGGAATTTCTACAAGAGCGGGGAGCCTCTGACCACGTGGTGTGGGAGCCCCCCCTACGCAGCCCCCGAGGTCTTTGAAGGGCAGCAGTACGAGGGACCCCAGCTGGACATCTGG agcATGGGGGTGGTGCTCTATGTGCTGGTGTGTGGAGCCCTGCCCTTTGACGGACCCACCCTGCCCATCCTGAGGCAGAGAGTGCTGGAGGGGAGGTTCAGGATCCCTTATTTCATGTCAGAAG AGTGTGAGCACCTGATCAGGAGAATGTTGGTCCTGGACCCCTCCAAACGTTTGAGCATTGCTCAGATCAAGGAGCACAAGTGGATGCTGGTGGAGGTTCCTGCCCAGAGGCCAATCCTGTacccagcaggagaggagaacCAGCCCTCCCTGGGGGAGTACAACGAGCAGGTGCTGAGGCTGATGCACAGCCTGGGCATAGACCAGCAGAAAACTGTGGAG tccCTGCAGAACAAGAGCTACAACCACTTTGCTGCCATCTATTACCTGCTGGTGGAGAGGCTGAAGTCGCACCGGAGCAGCTTCCCCGTGGAGCAGCGCGTGGACGCGCGCCAGCGCCGGCCCAGCACCATCGCCGAGCAGACCGTGGCCAAG GCCCAAGCCGTGGTGCCCTCGGTGAACCTGCATTCCCCAAACCCAAGGCTGCTGCAGTCTCCAGGGCTCCCCTCAGCCTCAGGAGCAgaaaccttttccttccctccctccagctgccagggagaggcagcttttatggaggaggaaaGGGTTGAGACGCCAAAG gtgaATGGCTGCCTGCTGGACCCCGTGCCCCCCGTGGTGATGAGGAAAGGGTGCCAgtccctgccctccagcatGATGGAAACCTCCATTGATGAAGGAATCGAGGCcgaaggagaggcagaggaggacCCAGCCCAGGCCTTCGCTGCCCTGCAA GCAGCTCGAGGGGGCAAGAGGAGGCACACCCTGGCTGAGGTCACCAACCAGCTGGTGATGGTGCCAGGCACAG GGAAAGTGTATTCCTTGGATGAGAactcctccctgggcagcatcGACTCGGAGTACGACATGGGCTCCGTGCAGAGGGACCTCAAATTCCTGGGCGAGACCCCTTCCCTGAAGGAGATggtgctgagcagccagcagcccccagggggGACCTCCCCATTCCTGGGGCTCAGGCCTGCCAACCCAGCCATGCAGGCCCTGAGCTGCCAGAAACGAGAGGCTCACAACCGCTCGCCCGTCAGCTTCCGCGAGGGCCGCCGCGCCTCCGACACCTCCCTCACACAAG gaaTTGTAGCATTTAGGCAGCACCTCCAGAACCTGGCACGAACCAAAGGAATCCTGGAGCTGAACAAAGTGCAGCTGCTGTATGAACAGATGGGATCAGAGGAAGAGCCTTCCCTGACATCAGCTGCCACCCAGCTGCAGGACCTCATTAACAGCCCTGCACAG GAGGaaggctcccagcagcagcagcagcagcagcaggaggctccAGCTGCTTTCCCCAGCAGTGCACAGCCCCCGCTGCTGTCCCggaggcagagcctggagaCTCAGTACCTGAAACACCGGCTGCAG aagCCCACTCTGCTCTCCAAAGCTCCCAACACCTGCCAGCTCTACTGCAAAGAACTGCCCCGGagtctggagcagcagctccaggagcacag gctgCACCAGAAGAGGCTGTTCCTGCAGAAGCAGTCCCAGCTGCAGGCCTACTTTAACCAGATGCAGATAGCAGAGAGCTCGTACCCGCGGGCCAGCCCgctgccactgccctgcccggaggagctgcagccccagcagcagcagcagcagcagcagcagcagcagccccagcagccccagcagcagcagcagccagcgcagttcagcctgcagcagcccctgagccccgTGCTGGAGCCCTCCTCGGGGCAGCTGCGCTTCGAGCCCTTCCTCAGGCAGTTCCCCAAGGTGCAGCTGGAGCCCGGCCCGTCGCGCCTGTCCCCGCCGGGGCAGggccagccagcacagcccctcccgTTCCCCTACCAGACTTGTGAGctgcctgctgtcccctctgccccccagaGCACCGGGGCACTGCctgagagccagagcagctctgcagaggctcAGCCCAGCTACGACTCCCTGCCCTTGCCAGAACTGCCCGGACTCTTTGATTGTGAGATGATGGAGGCTGTGGATCCCCAGCACGGTGGTTATGTCCTGGTCAATTAG